A part of Pungitius pungitius chromosome 15, fPunPun2.1, whole genome shotgun sequence genomic DNA contains:
- the LOC119209380 gene encoding cytochrome P450 7B1 — MSAIMLLLLGLLLLILGLLLPRRKRRDGEPPLIEGWIPYIGKALEFGRDAHKFLEEHKKKFGDVFTVRIAGKYMTFVMDPLLYPSVIRHGRQLDFHEFSDKVAPVTFGYPPIRGGKFPGLPEQIGRTFQLLQGDGLSALTESMMGNLMLLFRQDYLGGPLPGEASGDWKSAGMYEFCNSIMFEATFLTIYGRPASASRHSDTGLLRRDFVRFDNMFPLLIAQIPIRLLGRTKAVRDKLIDYFLPHKMSRWADTSLFIRTRSELFEQYDALRDVDKAAQHFAILWASVGNTIPATFWAMYHLASHPEALREARREIQSVLELRGGVSGSQDVRLHREQLEKLVYLESAISESLRLSSASMNIRVAQEDFSLRLDAGRSVAVRRGDFVALYPQTMHMDPEIYEEPQSFRADRFLQDGVEKTDFYKDGQRLRYYLMPFGSGSSRCPGRFLAVNEIKQFLCLLLLYVDLQLEEGQAGATLDTSRAGLGILLPAADVRFRYRLRNM, encoded by the exons ATGTCCGCgataatgctgctgctgctcggcctcctgctgctgatcCTCGGCCTCCTGCTGCCACGCCGCAAGAG ACGAGATGGTGAACCTCCGCTCATCGAAGGCTGGATTCCGTATATCGGCAAAGCTCTGGAGTTCGGTCGGGATGCCCACAAGTTTCTAGAAGAACACAAGAAGAAGTTTGGGGACGTTTTCACAGTTCGGATAGCAG GTAAATACATGACCTTCGTCATGGACCCACTGCTGTATCCCAGCGTCATAAGACACGGCCGCCAGCTGGACTTCCACGAGTTCTCCGATAAGGTGGCGCCCGTCACCTTCGGCTACCCGCCCATCCGCGGGGGCAAGTTCCCCGGCCTGCCGGAGCAGATCGGCCGCAccttccagctcctccagggtgACGGCCTCTCGGCCCTCACGGAGAGCATGATGGGAAACCTCATGCTACTGTTTCGTCAGGACTACCTGGGCGGGCCGCTGCCAGGGGAGGCGAGCGGCGACTGGAAGAGCGCCGGCATGTACGAGTTCTGCAACTCCATCATGTTCGAGGCCACCTTCCTCACCATCTACGGCAGGCCGGCGTCCGCCAGCCGCCACTCTGACACGGGCCTGTTGAGGCGGGACTTTGTCCGGTTCGACAACATGTTCCCGTTGCTCATCGCTCAGATCCCCATCCGGCTGCTGGGACGGACCAAGGCCGTAAGGGACAAGCTGATCGACTACTTCCTGCCGCACAAGATGTCACGCTGGGCCGACACCTCGCTGTTCATCAGGACGCGATCGGAGCTGTTCGAGCAGTACGACGCTCTCAGGGACGTCGACAAAGCAG ctcaacACTTCGCCATCCTCTGGGCCTCTGTGGGAAACACCATCCCTGCCACCTTCTGGGCCATGTACCACCTGGCGAGTCACCCCGAGGCCCTAAGGGAGGCGCGCCGGGAGATTCAGTCCGTCCTGGAGCTCAGGGGAGGAGTCAGCGGCAGCCAGGACGTGAGGCTCCacagggagcagctggagaagctgGTGTATCTGG AGAGCGCCATTAGTGAGAGCCTCCGCCTCTCCTCGGCCTCCATGAACATCCGCGTCGCCCAGGAGGACTTCAGCTTGCGGCTGGATGCCGGGCGCTCAGTGGCCGTCAGGAGGGGAGACTTCGTTGCTCTCTACCCTCAGACCATGCACATGGACCCCGAGATCTACGAGGAGCCGCAG TCGTTCCGAGCCGACCGTTTCCTGCAGGACGGCGTAGAGAAGACGGACTTCTACAAAGACGGCCAGCGGCTGCGGTATTACCTCATGCCATTCGGCTCGGGGTCCTCGCGGTGTCCCGGGCGGTTCTTGGCCGTTAACGAGATCAAGCAGTTCCtgtgcctgctgctgctctacGTGGACCTGCAGCTGGAGGAAGGGCAGGCCGGGGCCACGCTGGACACCAGTAGAGCCGGACTGGGGATCCTGCTGCCGGCCGCCGACGTGCGCTTCCGCTACCGGCTGCGAAACATGTGA